A genomic region of Sulfurospirillum tamanense contains the following coding sequences:
- a CDS encoding cupin domain-containing protein, protein MKRLLFLFLLLASSVFASAQTQVVVLAKSSQSWEGSPLPAYPKEAPEISVLKITIPPHTTLPLHKHPIINVGYMVKGTLKVVTEEGEVLHLSAGDAIIEVVEKWHYGVNESDEPVEIVVVYAGTKESVYSISK, encoded by the coding sequence ATGAAAAGGTTGTTGTTCTTATTTTTACTTCTTGCTAGCTCTGTTTTTGCCTCGGCGCAAACCCAAGTGGTCGTCTTGGCAAAATCTTCCCAAAGCTGGGAGGGTTCACCCTTGCCCGCTTACCCCAAAGAAGCGCCGGAGATTTCCGTGCTAAAGATTACCATCCCGCCCCACACCACCCTTCCTCTGCACAAACATCCTATCATCAACGTAGGCTACATGGTTAAAGGCACACTAAAAGTTGTAACGGAAGAAGGCGAAGTTTTACACTTAAGCGCGGGCGATGCGATTATTGAAGTAGTAGAAAAATGGCACTACGGCGTCAACGAAAGCGACGAACCCGTAGAGATAGTAGTAGTTTACGCAGGAACAAAAGAGAGCGTTTATAGCATTAGCAAATAA
- a CDS encoding FKBP-type peptidyl-prolyl cis-trans isomerase, translated as MHIKKDALVSIALELQDENGNVIEENDQEVIYLHGGYGHLFQKLEEALEGKKVGDTFCVKLTASEAFGEFDEALVLRESLEDLPPEVALGMELDGEEEGVVFRVVELDATHALVDGNHPYAGVSMIAKGKVREIEYLSPEAIEEILKEEHGH; from the coding sequence ATGCACATCAAAAAAGACGCACTGGTTTCCATAGCCCTAGAATTGCAAGATGAAAACGGAAATGTCATAGAGGAAAACGACCAAGAGGTGATTTACCTCCACGGCGGATACGGACACCTTTTTCAAAAGCTAGAAGAAGCACTTGAGGGCAAAAAAGTGGGCGATACGTTTTGTGTGAAACTTACCGCCTCTGAAGCTTTTGGGGAGTTTGACGAGGCACTGGTGTTGCGCGAATCTTTGGAAGATTTGCCTCCTGAGGTTGCCCTTGGCATGGAGCTAGACGGCGAAGAAGAGGGGGTCGTGTTCCGCGTGGTCGAACTAGACGCCACCCACGCCCTAGTGGACGGCAATCACCCTTACGCCGGTGTCTCCATGATAGCCAAAGGCAAGGTGCGCGAGATAGAGTATTTGTCCCCCGAGGCGATTGAGGAGATACTTAAAGAGGAGCATGGGCATTGA